The region TCTCATCCGAGTCCTTCAGCACAGGCGGCCGCACCAGCACCCAGTCAACATCACTGTGCTTCACCTCATCCTCCATAGCCGTCTTATCCGGCAGCGCCCCGCGCAGAAACACCGGAAGCAGAAGATGGTCATAGAACCACCCCGCAGACTCCCGGCTCTCCCCAACCCCCATCACAGAGATCACCACCAGCCGCTTAGCCCCCACCTTCCCCATCACCTCCAGCACCACCTTCGCCGCATCTCGCTCCATCGTCGTCTCCAGAAACGGCTTCGTTCCGCCAATCGCGTCGACCACCCCCTGGCAACCAGCCATCGCCGCCTCCAGCTTCGAAGGATTCCTCACATCCCCATGGAACACCTCCGCCCCCGCCGGCATCGGGTGCTTCTCCTCGCTCTCCGCGCTGTGCACCAACGCCACAACCTCATGCCCCACCGCCAACGCCTTCTCCACCACCAACCGCCCGGACTTCCCACCTGCCCCAATCACCAATACCTTCATCGCATCTCACCTCACCCCTCAGATGCAGCCCCCGCATACATCATTGCCTCCCCGGCATCCAATACTTTATGACCACTCTCCGCATAGAAAATATGCACTGCGCCGCCTGCATCCGCCGC is a window of Granulicella tundricola MP5ACTX9 DNA encoding:
- a CDS encoding NAD(P)-dependent oxidoreductase, which codes for MKVLVIGAGGKSGRLVVEKALAVGHEVVALVHSAESEEKHPMPAGAEVFHGDVRNPSKLEAAMAGCQGVVDAIGGTKPFLETTMERDAAKVVLEVMGKVGAKRLVVISVMGVGESRESAGWFYDHLLLPVFLRGALPDKTAMEDEVKHSDVDWVLVRPPVLKDSDETGVVRVLGQGELAESITRGDLARFLVEQLTSEEFVGRAVTVAN